In a single window of the Hirundo rustica isolate bHirRus1 chromosome 7, bHirRus1.pri.v3, whole genome shotgun sequence genome:
- the SPP2 gene encoding secreted phosphoprotein 24 — protein MRIIIFLLTLSIFSCSGFPAYDYDLPITEEALNASIARINSQSWSRNLYGVVRSQVMGVDMWDTDAYALDLQFSIRETVCTKASGRDPFTCDFKTGPFVPTASCRSVVEVSRELIANITVRCHRGTFSSESMSSEEVMHVPIMTPNRRGSARREAFPSRGRGSGRGDWNKPSYFGPDKME, from the exons ATGAGGATCATAATTTTTCTCCTCACACTGAGCATTTTCTCATGTTCAG GGTTTCCAGCGTATGACTATGATCTCCCTATCACAGAAGAGGCTCTCAATGCTTCCATTGCACGGATCAATTCCCAGTCATGGAGCAGAAACCTGTATGGTGTTGTCAGGAGTCAAGTCATGGGA GTGGACATGTGGGACACCGATGCTTATGCGTTAGATCTGCAGTTCAGCATCCGTGAGACCGTGTGCACCAAAGCTTCGGGGAGAGACCCCTTCACCTGTGACTTCAAAACTGGACCTTTCGTG cccacTGCTTCCTGCAGGAGTGTTGTGGAAGTCTCCAGGGAGCTGATTGCCAACATCACCGTGCGGTGCCATCGAGGAACATTCAGCTCTGAATCGATGAGCAGCGAGGAG GTGATGCATGTGCCCATAATGACCCCCAACAGACGAGGCAGCGCTCGCAGGGAAG CCTTCCCTTCAAGGGGAAGAGGCAGCGGCCGTGGAGACTGGAACAAACCCAGCTACTTTGGCCCTGACAAGATGGAATAA